In the Streptomyces coeruleoprunus genome, ACTCCGGCGATCTCGACGTGCCGGGCGAGGCCCGGGCGCAGCCGGCCGGGCAGTGCGGCGGCGATCTCCCGGAAGTCCTGGAGGTCGCGCTCGCCCGAGACCGCGAGGCAGGGCACCTCGATCGCCGACAGGTCCACCTCGCCGTCGTCGGCGAACTCCACGTCGGGCGCGGCGAACTGGACCTCGAAGGCGTGCCGCTGCATGGTGCGCACCAGCTGCCGCACGTCCTCGCCGGCGTCCGGCCCGAGCCAGGTGTCGACGTTCAGCTCCACCAGGCCGTCCAGGTCGCCCGCCTCGTACAGGGCGTCCTCACGGGCGTCGAAGTCGCGCAGCTCGGGGCCGGGTTCGCGGCCGGGCAGTCCCGCGCAGAGCAGCGCCAGCGCGGAGACCCGCTCGGGGTGACGGGCGGCGATCTCGACGGCGACGCCGCCGCCGAAGGAGGCGCCGACGAGCGCGGCCCGCTCGATGCCGAGCGCGTCCAGCAGGTCCAGGACGTCCTGGGCGGGCCGCACGACGCCGTCCGGCTCGGTCACGGGGAGGGGCGTCCGGCCGAAGCCGCGGAAGTCGCAGCGCACGACGCGGTGTCCCGCCTCGGCCAGGGGGCGCCACTGGGGCTCCCACATGCGGCTGTCGGCGACGGAGGAGTGGAGGAACACGACGGCGGGGCCGTCACCGGCTGTTTCGTGAAAGAGAGTCATCAGCGCGGACTCTACGTCGGGCACGCCCGTACTCCCATGCGATTTTCACGAACCCCCGACTTGAACACGTTCAAGTAGAGGTCTACAGTCATGCCCGACAGCGTTTTGAACGTGTTCAAGGGAGGGTGGGGCATGGACCTCACTGTCGTCGCCTACGTCATCTACCTGCTGATCAGCGTGGCCCTGACCATCTGGGTCGCCCGCACGCTGAGCCGCAACGGCCGGATCTTCCTGGCGAGCGTCCTCAAGGGGGACGAGAAGCTGGCCGACGCCGTGAACCACCTCCTCGTCGTCGGCTTCTACCTCGTCAACTTCGGCTTCGTCGCGCTCTACCTGAGCCAGGACGAGGGCGTCGCCGACGCCCGGCGGCTCTTCGAGGCCCTGTCGGTGAAGCTCGGCGTCGTCCTGCTGGTCCTCGGCGTCATGCACCTCGGCAACGTCTACGTCCTCAACAAGATCCGCCGCCGCGGCGCCATGGACCGCGAGCAGCGGCCGCCGGTCCCCCCGCAGGGGTGGGTCGTGCCGGGGACCCGGGCATGAGCGACGTCCCCGTCCGGCGGCTCACCGTGCTGTACGACGCGCAGTGCCCGCTCTGCGTCCACCTGCGCCACTGGCTGCTGCGGCAGCGCGCGCTGGTCCCGCTGGACCTCGTACCGGCGGGATCACACGAGGCGCGGCGGCGGTTCCCGGGGCTCGACCACGCGGCCACCCTGGAGGAGATCACCGTGGTCGGGGACCGCGGCCAGGTCTACCGCTCCACCGCCGCCTGGATCGTCTGCCTGTGGGCCCTGGCCGAGTACCGGCCCAAGGCCCACTGGCTGGCCACCCCCGCCGGGTCGCCCTTCGCCCGGGCGGCCGTCCTGGCGGCCGCCAAGTGGCGGGCCGCGACCGCGCCGTCCTGCCGGAGCGGGCGGTGCGAGGCGCCGGCCACGGGCGGTTAGGCTCGGGGACTGTGAAGGACGAGAAGAAGGCGGACTCCGGCAAGGTCCCCAAGAGCGAGCAGACCCGCACCCTCATCCTCGAAACCGCGCTCCGGCTCTTCCAGGAGCGCGGTTTCGACAAGACGACGATGCGGGCCATCGCCCAGGAGGCGGGCGTCTCCGTCGGGAACGCCTACTACTACTTCGCCTCCAAGGAGCACCTGGTCCAGGGCTTCTACGACCGGATCGCCGCCGAGCACGAGGCGGCGGTCCAGCCCGTTCTGGCGGGCGACAAGGACCTCGCGGTCCGGATCCGCGACTCCCTGCTGACCTGGCTCGACGTGGCGGAGCCGTACCACCGGTTCGCGGCGCAGTTCTTCAAGAACGCGGCCGACCCCGAGTCGCCGCTGAGCCCCTTCTCGCCGGACTCCGTCGACGCCCGCCGCGCGGTGATCTCCATCCACGAGCGGGTGCTGCACGGCTCCGACACCAAGACCGCGCCGGAACTCACCGACCTGCTGCCGCACATGATGTGGCTGATGCACATGGGGCTGGTGCTGTTCTGGGTGTACGACCGGTCGGAGGGTGCCGAGCGCAGCCGGCGGCTCGTCGAGCGCACCGCGCCGCTGGCCGCGCGGGCGATCGCGCTCTCCCGGTTCCGGGTGCTGCGACCGCTCGCGCGGCAGGCCCACGACGTGATCGTGGAGTTCATGCCGGGGGCCAAGGACGCGACGGCGTAATCAGATCCAGCTCAGCTGCCACAGCCGCCAGATGCCCGTGCCGTCGGACAGGTACTGCGACCCCGCGACGTCCTGGGTGGCCACCACGTAGTCCTTCTTCTGCCACAGCGGCACGAGCGGCACGTCCTCGGCGACCAGGCGCTGGATCGACTTGAAGTCCTGCACCGCCCTGGCCCGGTCGCCGTACTGCTGGGTCGAGGCGATCAACTCGTCGACGCGCTTGCTCGCATACGCGTTGTGCAGCACGTTCTCGCTGCTGACGAGCGGCTGCGTGAAGCTGTCCGAGTCGGGGAAGTCCGGCAGCCAGCCGAGTCCGTACGCGTCGTAGGCGCCCTTCGCGTACCCCTTCTGGAAGTCCTTCCACTCAGCGGAGACGATCTTCATCCGGAAGAGCCCGGTCGCCTCCAGCTGCTTGCGCAGTTCGGCCGCCTCCGCGGCCCAGGGCTCGCCCGCGCGGTGCCCGTACGTGAAGGTGACAGGGGTCTCCACGCCCGCCTCGCGCAGCAGCCGCTCGGCCCGCTCCGCGCCGTCGCCCTCCGGGTAGAGGTCGAAGAACGGCGTGGAGTGGCCGACGTACCCGCGCGGCACGAGCGAGTACAGCGGCTCCACCGTCGAGTGGTACGGGCCCGTGACGATCCCCGGCCGGTCGATCACCGACGCGACGGCCCGCCGTACGGCCTTCTCGGCCATGGGCGAGCCCTTGCGGACGTTGAACACCATGCTGCGGATCTCCGCCGTCGTCGCCTCCGTCATCCGGATGTCCTCGCGGCTCCCGTCGAGCGTCGACAGCATGCTCGGCGGCAGTTGACGATGCGTCACGTCGACTTCGCCGGCCCGCCAGGCGGCGGCCAGCTGGTCGCCCTCCGCGAAGTAGCGGACGACGACCGTGGGGCCCGGCCTGCTGATCGCGCCGCGGTAGTGCGGGTTCGGTTCGAGCCGGGCGCGCACGCCGGGCCGGTACTCCTTCAGCACGTACGGCCCCGAGCCGTCGACCCCCGCGTCCTCACGGAGCCGGTTCTTCGGGTACCGGGTGCGGTCCACGATCGCGCCCGCGCCGGTGGCCAGTTTCTGCGGGAACGTCGCGTCCCGGGCGCCGAGGTGGAAGACCACGTTGTCGCCGGTCGTCGTCACCTTCCTCAACGTGGGGAACAGCGCCGCGGGACCCACGTCGGCGGCGATGCCGATCATCCGGTCGAAGGAGAACTTGACGTCCTCCGCCGTGACCTTGCGGCCGTTGGCGAAGGCGAGGTCGTCGCGCAAGGTGCACTGGTAGGTGCGCAGCGACGTGCCGAGGAACTTGCAGTCGCTCGCGGCGTCCGGCACCGGCGTGGTGGAGCCCGGCTTGAAGGTGAGCAGCGACTGGTAGAGGTTGCTGTAAATGGCCCAGGAACCGGCGTCGTACGCCCCGGCCGGGTCCAGTGAGGTGACTTCGTCCGTTGTGCCGACCGAAATCGGTCTTCGGTCCTCCTCCTCGTCCGGAAGCAGCTGCCAGGCCCCAACCCCGGCCGCCACCAAAACGACACAAAGCATGATGATCCGTACTCGGATCGATCGCATAGCCGTGATTCCTTTCACGCCCTCCCCTGTGCGATGGCGCAAACTCAATCACAGGCTGTTCATGTTTGAAAGGCTGTACGTGACCCCTGATCGTGACTCGTGAACGTCATGCCTGGCGCGAGGCCAGCTCCACGACCGTGATGTCCGACGGAGCCCCCACGCGGACCGGCGGGCCCCAGGCGCCCGCGCCCCTGCTGACGTACAACTGCGTGTCCCCGTACCGCTCCAGGCCCGCCACGGTGGGGTTCGCCAGCTCGGCGAGGAAGTTGCCCGGCCACATCTGGCCGCCGTGCGTGTGGCCCGACAGCTGGAGGTCCACCCCGTGACGTACGGCGTCGTGGACGACGACCGGCTGGTGGGCGAGGAGGACGGCGGCGCGGGTGCGGTCGCGGTCGCCCAGGGCGCGGGCGAAGTCGGGGCCGTCCCCGTAGTTGACGCCCGCGACGTCGTTGACGCCGGCGAGGTCGAAGCCCGGGATCTCCACGCGCTCGTTCCGCAGTGGGCGCAGGCCCAGTTCCCGTACGCGGTCGACCCACTCCTCGGCGCCCGAGAAGTACTCGTGGTTGCCGGTCACGAAGAAGCTGCCGTCGCGGGCGCGGAGCCGGGCCAGGGGCTCGGCCGCCGGGCCCAGGTTCTCGACGGTGCCGTCCACGAGGTCACCGACGACGGCGATCAGGTCGGGCTGCGTCGCGTTGATCGCGTCGACGATGCGCTGTGTGTGGGCGCGGCCGAGGATGGGGCCGATGTGGATGTCGCTGACCACGGCGATGCGGTAGCCGTGGGCGCCGCGCGCCAGCTTGGCGAGGGGGACGGTGACGCGCTTGACCTGCGGGCCGCGCAGGACGCCGTACGTGCCGTGGGCGACGGTGGCTGCCGCCGCGGCGGCCGCGGTGCCGGCGATGACGCGGCTCACGAAGAGCCGCCGGGTGACCGCGGCGGCCTGCGGATCCTGCGCCGGAGCTTCGGGCTCCGCGACGGCGGTCGCCGTGGTGGTCGGCGGGGCGGCGGGGGCGGTGGTGACGCCTTCGTCCCCGGCGGGGGGCCGTTCCGCTGTGCCCACCCGTTCCGCCCCAGCGGAACGACTGCCCACAGCGAAACGGCGGTCCTGGTCCACAGCGGAACGGTCACGGTCAACGGAACGGCGGAGCAGTAGGGCTCGGGCCGGTTCCGTTACGACCAGGGCCAGGGTCAGGTACAGGAGGCAGGCCAGCCAGAGGAAGCCCGGCCAGGACAGGAGTTGCTGGAGGGCGAACGGGGCGTCCAGGCGGCCCGATGTGAGGGCGCCCAGCGACAGCAGGGGCAGGACGACGGCCGCCGCCGTGCCCAGGCGGCGGGCGAGGCCCCCCGGTCTCGTCACGTCGCGTACCAGACGGCGCCAGACGTACCAGTGCACGGCGGCCAGAAGGGTGACCACCAGGAGGACGACGACCAGGACCATCGCCGTCACCCCTTGTCGCGCTCGCGCCGGTGGGCGCGCACTCCGCGCAACCCGATCACGCCAATGGCCGTCCCCAGGAGAAAGGACGTGACGGCCAGCAGAAGATGGACCCAGAAGTACCCGGTGGGGTCACCCGCATCGTCAAAGGCGAGACCGCTCGCGTCGTTCCACAGGTTCTTGACGAAAGTGATCCAGATGAACCAGCTCCAGACGCCGAAGGCGAGCAGGAACCAGGACGCGGAGCGACTCAGCTTCATGGGTCCAGTATCCGGTGCACCGGTGTCGGGGGCCTCGGCGGGTGGTTGTACGTTCTCGAACGTGCTTGCTCTCACGAAGGCCGGGACCACGGCCACCGCCGCCGCTCTGCTGCCGCTCCTCGCCGCCGGCCCGGCGCTCGCCGCGCCCAGCCCGAAGCCCGATCCGCAGCCGAAGCCGCCCGCCGTGATGTCGACGGTCGGCGGGGAGCGGCTGGGGAAGCCCGGCACGCAGGTGGACCTGGCGGGCGGCGCCCCGGTCCTGCCGAAGGACCTCACGGGACGCTCCTGGATCGTCGCCGACGCCGAGAGCGGCGAGGTCCTGGCCGCGCACAACGCGCACTGGCGGCTCGCCCCCGCGTCCACGCTGAAGATGCTGTTCGCCGACACGCTGCTGCCGAAGTTCCCGCGCACGCAGACGCATCTCGTCGCACCGGGTGAGCTGGCCAAGATAGGCGAGGGCTCCAGCCTCGTCGGCATAAAGGAGAAGCACAGCTACACCGTCCACGACCTGTGGCTCGGCGTGTTCCTGCGCTCCGGGAACGACGCCGTGCACGCGCTCGCCGAGATGAACGGCGGCATACCCAGGACCGTGGCCGAGATGAACGCCCGCGCCGAGGAGCTCCAGGCGCTCGACACGCACGTCGTGTCGCCGGACGGGTACGACGCCCAGGGCCAGGTCTCGTCCGCGTACGACCTGACGCTCATCGCCCGCAGCGGGATGCAGAACAAGGACTTCCGCGAGTACTGCTCCACGGTCCGCACCAAGTTCCCCGGTGAGCAGAAGCCCGGCAAGAAGCGCGAGACCTTCGAGATCCAGAACACCAACCGGCTGCTCACCGGCGCGTACGGCATAGCCCCGTACAAGGGCATGGCCGGTGTGAAGAACGGCTCGACGACCCACGCCGGCTCGACCTTCACCGGGGTCGCCGAGCGGAACGGCCGGGTGCTGCTGGTGACCGTCATGAACCCGTCGGCGAAGGAGCAGTTCGCCGTCTACAAGGAGACCGCCCGGCTGCTGGACTGGGGCTTCGCCGCGGTCGGCAAGGTGCGGCCCGTCGGTGAGCTGGTGCCGCCGAAGTCCGCCAGGACCGGTACGGGCAGCAGCCCGGCCCCGGACAAGGGCGGGGCCGACGAGACGGCACCCGCCGGGAAGGCGGCGGCCAGGTCCGGGTCCAGCGGGATCGGCATCGCCCTCGCCGTGACCGGCGGCCTGCTGGTGCTGCTCGCCGCGGCCGGGTACCTGATCAACCGCCGCTGGCCCCTGAAGAAGGGCCCGCAGAAGAGCCCGGAGGCTCCTGCCGGGGCTCCCGCGGCGGCCCCTGCCGAGGCTCCCGCTGCGGCCCCTGCCGGGGCCCCGGAGACTCCGGGGAAGACCCCGGAGACGGCTCAGTAGCGCTCTCGCGCCGGCCCTCCGCCGTCGCCGTCCAGGCGGCGCAGAAGAGCAGCAGCTTGGCGGTGAAGTTGATCCACAGCAGCAGGGCGACGGGCACGCCGAACGCCCCGTACATCGACTTCGCCGCCACGCCCTTCATATAGCCGCCCAGCAGCAGTTTCAGCAGCTCGAAGCCGACCGCGCCGATCAGCGCCGCCACCATCAGGTCGCGGCGCGGCGCCTCAACGCCGGGCAGCAGCGTCAGCACGTACAGCAGGAGCAGGAAGTCCGCCAGGACGGCCACCGCCAGCGCGGCCACCTGGAGCAGCGCTCCCCCGGCGCCGCCGCCCGAGATCCCGAGGCGTTCGGCGGTCCAGCCGACGGCGGTCGAGCCCAGGGCGGACGCGGCCAGCGAGGCCAGGGCCGTACCGCCGAGGCCCAGCAGGACCAGGGCGTCCTTGCCCTTGCGCACGACGGGGTTGCCGTCGTCCACGTCGTCCAGGTCCCACACGGCGCGCAGGCACTCCCGCATCGAGCCGACCCAGCCGATGCCGGTGAAGAGCAGCACCGCACCGGCGACGAGCCCGATCGTGCCCGCGTTGTCGACGAGGGCGCCGATGTTCAGCTGCTCGGAGATGCCCGGCACCTGCTCGGCGATCTTGTCCTCGATGGTGCGCAGCCGCTCGTCGCTGAGGAAGGCGGCGCCGATCGCGGCGGCGACGGTGATCAGCGGGAAGAGGGAGAGGAAGCTGATGAAGGTGATCGCGGCGGCGAGGCGCGTCCAGTGGACGCGGTCCAGGGTCTCGTAGGCCCGCCAGGCGTGCGTGCGCATGAGCCGGGCGGCGAGCGGGCCGATGACGGGAAGCTTGGTCAGCCAGTCCATTGCGTACGCCTACCACCGGCGAGCCGCCGCCAGTCCGACGGCACGCCCACGGGGCCCGCCCGCCCGGCGTGTTTCAGCAGGTGGGCGTCGTGGCCGGTTCGTCCACCGGTGAGCCCTGCGCGGGGACGGTCGCGGCCGGGCGGCCGCCGCCGAACTCGTACGTGTGCAGCTTGCGCCACACGGCGTCGGCGCCCTGCTCGTAGAGGGCGAAGGAGCACACGGTCCACTCCGCCTCGAACTCGGCCAGCTCCTCGTACGCCCGGTCCATCGCCTCCTCGGCGATGCCGTGGGCGACCGTGACATGCGGGTGGTACGGGAACTGCAGCTCCCGTACGAGCGGGCCCGACGCGTCGCGGATCCGCTGCTGCAGCCACGAGCAGGCGGAGCCGCCCTCGACCACCTGGACGAAGACCACCGGGGACAGCGGGCGGAACGTGCCGGTGCCGCTCAGCCGCATCGGGAACGTGCGGACCGACGCGGCGACCCGGGCCAGGTGGGCCCGGATCTCCGGCAGGCGCTCCTCGTCGACCTCGGTCGGCGGGAGAAGGGTGACGTGCGTGGGGATGCCGTGGGCGGCGGGGTCCCCGAAGCCCGCGCGCTGCTCCTGGAGCAGGCTGCCGTAGGGCTCCGGGACCGCGATCGAAACGCCGAGCGTCACGGTCCCCACGTCGTTCTCCTCATCCATCGGTCATCGGTGGTCGGTCATCGGTCTTCGGTCGCCGGTCATGCGATGCGGTCGCCAGTGTGGCGCCTCGGACCGCTCCGTGGCCAGAGCCGTTTGGGCTCAGTGCTTGGCGGGCAGGAAACCCACCTTGTCGTACGCCTGGGCCAGGGTCTCCGCGGCGACCGCGCGGGCCTTCTCGGCGCCCTTGGCCAGGATGGAGTCCAGCGTCTCCGGGTCGTCCAGGTATTCCTGCGTCCGGGTGCGGAACGGCGTGACGAACTCCACGACGATGTCGGCGAGGTCCGTCTTGAGCGCGCCGTACATCTTGCCCTCGTAGCCGCGCACCAGGTCCTCGACGGACGTGCCGGTCAGCGTCGACATGATCGACAGCAGGTTGCTGACGCCCGGCTTCTCCTCCGGGTCGAAGCGGATCACGGTGTCCGTGTCGGTGACGGCGCTCTTGACCTTCTTCGCGGTGGCCTTCGGCTCGTCCAGGAGGTTGATCAGGCCCTTGGGCGTGGACGCCGACTTGCTCATCTTGGCGGTCGGGTCCTGGAGGTCGTAGATCTTCGCCGTCTCCTTGAGGATGTACGGCGCCGGGACGGTGAACGTGTCGCCGAAGCGGGCGTTGAACCGTTCGGCCAGGTCGCGGGTCAGCTCGATGTGCTGGCGCTGGTCCTCGCCGACCGGGACCTGGTGGGCCTGGTAGAGCAGGATGTCCGCGACCTGGAGGATCGGGTACGTGAACAGGCCGACGGTGGAGCGGTCGGCGCCCTGCTTGGCGGACTTGTCCTTGAACTGGGTCATGCGGGACGCCTCGCCGAAGCCGGTGAGGCAGTTCATGACCCAGGCCAGCTGGGCGTGCTCCGGGACGTGGCTCTGCACGAACAGCGTGCACCGCTCGGGGTCGAGCCCCGCGGCGAGCAGCTGTGCGGCGGCGAGCCGGGTGTTGGCCCGCAGCTCCGCGGGGTCCTGCGGGACGGTGATCGCGTGCAGGTCGACGACCATGTAGAAGGCGTCGTGGGTCTCCTGCAGCGCGACCCACTGACGGACCGCACCGAGGTAGTTGCCGAGGTGGAACGAGCCGGCGGTGGGCTGGATTCCGGAGAGCACGCGGGGACGATCAGAGGCCATGCCCCTTATTGTCTCAGGTCCGGAAAGCCTCCGAGGACGCTCCCGGAGAGCGTCCTCGGAGGCTTTTGTCACGCCGGGATGCCCGGTGCCGGGTGCGCGGCCATCAGCGCCGCGACCTCGGCCCTGATCAGCGCGAGCGCGTCCTCGTCGCCCTTCTGCGCCGCCCGCACGCCCCGGTCGATCCAGTCCGCGACGGCCCCCATGTGCTCGGTGGTGAGCCCGCGCGACGTGAGGGACGGGGTGCCGATCCGGACGCCGGAC is a window encoding:
- a CDS encoding alpha/beta hydrolase — translated: MTLFHETAGDGPAVVFLHSSVADSRMWEPQWRPLAEAGHRVVRCDFRGFGRTPLPVTEPDGVVRPAQDVLDLLDALGIERAALVGASFGGGVAVEIAARHPERVSALALLCAGLPGREPGPELRDFDAREDALYEAGDLDGLVELNVDTWLGPDAGEDVRQLVRTMQRHAFEVQFAAPDVEFADDGEVDLSAIEVPCLAVSGERDLQDFREIAAALPGRLRPGLARHVEIAGVGHLPNLERPDEVTALLRDFLRDALVGAGR
- a CDS encoding thiol-disulfide oxidoreductase DCC family protein, coding for MSDVPVRRLTVLYDAQCPLCVHLRHWLLRQRALVPLDLVPAGSHEARRRFPGLDHAATLEEITVVGDRGQVYRSTAAWIVCLWALAEYRPKAHWLATPAGSPFARAAVLAAAKWRAATAPSCRSGRCEAPATGG
- a CDS encoding TetR/AcrR family transcriptional regulator, translated to MKDEKKADSGKVPKSEQTRTLILETALRLFQERGFDKTTMRAIAQEAGVSVGNAYYYFASKEHLVQGFYDRIAAEHEAAVQPVLAGDKDLAVRIRDSLLTWLDVAEPYHRFAAQFFKNAADPESPLSPFSPDSVDARRAVISIHERVLHGSDTKTAPELTDLLPHMMWLMHMGLVLFWVYDRSEGAERSRRLVERTAPLAARAIALSRFRVLRPLARQAHDVIVEFMPGAKDATA
- a CDS encoding ABC transporter substrate-binding protein; this translates as MRSIRVRIIMLCVVLVAAGVGAWQLLPDEEEDRRPISVGTTDEVTSLDPAGAYDAGSWAIYSNLYQSLLTFKPGSTTPVPDAASDCKFLGTSLRTYQCTLRDDLAFANGRKVTAEDVKFSFDRMIGIAADVGPAALFPTLRKVTTTGDNVVFHLGARDATFPQKLATGAGAIVDRTRYPKNRLREDAGVDGSGPYVLKEYRPGVRARLEPNPHYRGAISRPGPTVVVRYFAEGDQLAAAWRAGEVDVTHRQLPPSMLSTLDGSREDIRMTEATTAEIRSMVFNVRKGSPMAEKAVRRAVASVIDRPGIVTGPYHSTVEPLYSLVPRGYVGHSTPFFDLYPEGDGAERAERLLREAGVETPVTFTYGHRAGEPWAAEAAELRKQLEATGLFRMKIVSAEWKDFQKGYAKGAYDAYGLGWLPDFPDSDSFTQPLVSSENVLHNAYASKRVDELIASTQQYGDRARAVQDFKSIQRLVAEDVPLVPLWQKKDYVVATQDVAGSQYLSDGTGIWRLWQLSWI
- a CDS encoding metallophosphoesterase, with protein sequence MVLVVVLLVVTLLAAVHWYVWRRLVRDVTRPGGLARRLGTAAAVVLPLLSLGALTSGRLDAPFALQQLLSWPGFLWLACLLYLTLALVVTEPARALLLRRSVDRDRSAVDQDRRFAVGSRSAGAERVGTAERPPAGDEGVTTAPAAPPTTTATAVAEPEAPAQDPQAAAVTRRLFVSRVIAGTAAAAAAATVAHGTYGVLRGPQVKRVTVPLAKLARGAHGYRIAVVSDIHIGPILGRAHTQRIVDAINATQPDLIAVVGDLVDGTVENLGPAAEPLARLRARDGSFFVTGNHEYFSGAEEWVDRVRELGLRPLRNERVEIPGFDLAGVNDVAGVNYGDGPDFARALGDRDRTRAAVLLAHQPVVVHDAVRHGVDLQLSGHTHGGQMWPGNFLAELANPTVAGLERYGDTQLYVSRGAGAWGPPVRVGAPSDITVVELASRQA
- a CDS encoding SCO4848 family membrane protein, which produces MKLSRSASWFLLAFGVWSWFIWITFVKNLWNDASGLAFDDAGDPTGYFWVHLLLAVTSFLLGTAIGVIGLRGVRAHRRERDKG
- a CDS encoding YihY/virulence factor BrkB family protein yields the protein MDWLTKLPVIGPLAARLMRTHAWRAYETLDRVHWTRLAAAITFISFLSLFPLITVAAAIGAAFLSDERLRTIEDKIAEQVPGISEQLNIGALVDNAGTIGLVAGAVLLFTGIGWVGSMRECLRAVWDLDDVDDGNPVVRKGKDALVLLGLGGTALASLAASALGSTAVGWTAERLGISGGGAGGALLQVAALAVAVLADFLLLLYVLTLLPGVEAPRRDLMVAALIGAVGFELLKLLLGGYMKGVAAKSMYGAFGVPVALLLWINFTAKLLLFCAAWTATAEGRRESATEPSPGSSPESPGPRQGPQREPRQGPPREPRQEPPGSSAGPSSGASGG
- a CDS encoding 2'-5' RNA ligase family protein, with protein sequence MGTVTLGVSIAVPEPYGSLLQEQRAGFGDPAAHGIPTHVTLLPPTEVDEERLPEIRAHLARVAASVRTFPMRLSGTGTFRPLSPVVFVQVVEGGSACSWLQQRIRDASGPLVRELQFPYHPHVTVAHGIAEEAMDRAYEELAEFEAEWTVCSFALYEQGADAVWRKLHTYEFGGGRPAATVPAQGSPVDEPATTPTC
- the trpS gene encoding tryptophan--tRNA ligase, giving the protein MASDRPRVLSGIQPTAGSFHLGNYLGAVRQWVALQETHDAFYMVVDLHAITVPQDPAELRANTRLAAAQLLAAGLDPERCTLFVQSHVPEHAQLAWVMNCLTGFGEASRMTQFKDKSAKQGADRSTVGLFTYPILQVADILLYQAHQVPVGEDQRQHIELTRDLAERFNARFGDTFTVPAPYILKETAKIYDLQDPTAKMSKSASTPKGLINLLDEPKATAKKVKSAVTDTDTVIRFDPEEKPGVSNLLSIMSTLTGTSVEDLVRGYEGKMYGALKTDLADIVVEFVTPFRTRTQEYLDDPETLDSILAKGAEKARAVAAETLAQAYDKVGFLPAKH